One Spirochaeta africana DSM 8902 genomic window carries:
- a CDS encoding polyprenyl synthetase family protein: MHNFWSEEPSLADDLRRTHAAMRELVVGDSTRLAAAVQSLLENQGKMLRPALVLMAARFGSPEADPVRGLRGHLRGMSRRRFPVRRSRGESCSDAGQELPGRFYRLAAAIELLHVATLVHDDIIDEAETRRGKPALHMELGSRQAVLIGDLLFASSFETLIRDGGFATMQGAAGAVRNLSRGAISEVEDHRIPTRREYLQRIYGKTAVLFMTALQIGASEAHVPPRVAAGLVRVGYNLGMGFQIIDDILDLTGDPARLGKPRDTDLLEGVYTLPLVYAARSQTPEAQDLLQLVRQAGPEPHFSTGERDRIRTIAIETGGVREAQRDAMRYTERAVREIGRLPEVPERDCLRRMVERLLERDY, encoded by the coding sequence ATGCACAATTTCTGGAGCGAAGAACCCTCGCTGGCCGATGATCTTCGCCGAACTCATGCCGCAATGCGCGAGCTGGTTGTGGGTGATTCCACCCGGCTTGCGGCGGCTGTCCAATCACTGCTGGAAAATCAGGGAAAGATGCTGCGCCCGGCACTGGTGCTGATGGCGGCGCGGTTCGGGTCGCCCGAGGCGGATCCGGTACGGGGCCTGCGAGGCCATCTGCGCGGGATGAGTCGTCGGCGTTTTCCGGTGCGCCGAAGCCGAGGGGAGAGCTGTAGCGACGCAGGTCAGGAGCTGCCGGGACGGTTCTACCGCCTGGCCGCGGCGATTGAGCTGCTGCATGTTGCAACCCTGGTGCATGATGACATTATCGACGAAGCCGAGACCCGTCGCGGCAAACCGGCGCTGCATATGGAGCTGGGATCCCGCCAGGCGGTGCTGATCGGTGATCTGCTGTTTGCCTCCAGCTTCGAGACCCTTATTCGCGACGGTGGATTTGCTACCATGCAGGGGGCAGCCGGGGCGGTACGCAATCTGAGCCGGGGGGCGATAAGCGAGGTAGAGGATCACCGGATCCCGACCCGCCGGGAGTATCTGCAGCGAATCTACGGAAAGACAGCGGTGCTGTTCATGACCGCGCTGCAGATCGGCGCCTCCGAGGCACATGTACCGCCGCGGGTCGCCGCCGGTCTGGTACGGGTCGGGTATAACCTGGGAATGGGGTTTCAGATAATCGATGATATTCTCGATCTGACTGGTGACCCTGCCAGGCTGGGCAAACCCCGCGATACCGACCTGCTGGAGGGGGTGTACACCCTGCCGCTGGTGTATGCCGCGCGCTCACAGACCCCCGAGGCACAGGATCTGTTACAGCTGGTGCGGCAGGCTGGTCCGGAACCCCATTTCTCTACCGGGGAGCGGGATCGGATCCGTACTATTGCCATCGAGACCGGCGGTGTGCGCGAGGCGCAGCGCGATGCGATGCGCTACACCGAGCGTGCCGTGCGCGAGATTGGCCGGCTGCCGGAGGTTCCGGAGCGTGACTGCCTGCGACGCATGGTAGAGCGCCTGCTGGAACGGGATTACTGA
- a CDS encoding SAM-dependent methyltransferase yields MAQKNTKRSKPDHYSERARKQGYFARSVYKLEEINNKFGLLKRSGRYLDMGAAPGSWSQYLVRTLQPDLKLVSVDIQEMKYQGPGNLHTVLLGDMYDHAIQQQLSSLGPFDALLSDAAPNTMGNRTVDTLASAGMAEHLIFLARSLVVPGGSLVIKIFQGGEEQNLLRMIREEYTTAKLFKPKACRKESFESFLVGVGRK; encoded by the coding sequence ATGGCTCAGAAAAACACCAAGCGCAGCAAACCTGATCATTACAGCGAACGCGCCCGGAAACAGGGGTATTTCGCCCGATCAGTCTACAAGCTCGAGGAGATCAACAACAAATTCGGTCTGCTCAAGCGCAGCGGACGCTACCTGGATATGGGGGCCGCACCTGGCAGCTGGTCGCAGTACCTGGTGCGCACCCTGCAGCCGGATCTGAAACTTGTCTCGGTGGATATACAGGAAATGAAGTACCAAGGACCCGGGAATCTGCACACCGTACTCCTGGGAGATATGTACGACCATGCGATCCAGCAGCAGCTGAGTTCGCTTGGCCCCTTCGATGCCCTGCTGAGCGATGCTGCCCCCAACACCATGGGCAACCGGACCGTGGACACCCTTGCCTCGGCAGGCATGGCCGAACACCTGATCTTTCTTGCCCGCAGCCTGGTTGTCCCCGGCGGCAGCCTGGTAATAAAAATTTTTCAGGGGGGAGAGGAGCAGAACCTGCTCAGAATGATTCGCGAGGAATACACCACCGCCAAGCTGTTCAAGCCAAAAGCCTGTCGCAAGGAATCATTCGAGTCTTTTCTGGTGGGTGTCGGGCGAAAGTAG
- a CDS encoding rhomboid family intramembrane serine protease yields MTIIGIKHPFPYRQWNVVTGIIAINLLAFFFTTLSPRLLQYFAMNPYLTIYQRMYWQPFTYMFLHGTVTHILFNMLILFVFGQYLERALGSIEFLVLYLGVGLLAGIFSLWLYITTGTYMIFLLGASGAIYGTVFVFAVLNPHAMLYLMGLIPISARMLVLLYTALDLLSHLGGGTNTAHMTHLAGFGFAALYCVFRLRLNPLQRLLSN; encoded by the coding sequence GTGACAATAATTGGAATCAAACATCCGTTCCCGTACCGACAGTGGAACGTGGTAACCGGCATTATCGCCATTAATCTTTTGGCATTTTTCTTTACCACTCTTTCGCCGCGACTGCTGCAGTATTTCGCGATGAATCCCTATCTGACGATATATCAGCGCATGTACTGGCAGCCGTTCACCTACATGTTTCTGCATGGCACGGTAACCCATATACTGTTCAACATGCTGATCCTGTTTGTGTTCGGGCAGTATCTGGAGCGGGCACTGGGCAGTATCGAGTTCCTGGTGCTGTATCTGGGGGTAGGACTGCTGGCGGGGATATTCTCCCTGTGGCTGTATATCACCACCGGAACCTATATGATATTTCTGCTGGGTGCATCCGGGGCGATCTATGGGACGGTATTTGTGTTTGCAGTGCTCAACCCGCATGCCATGCTGTATCTGATGGGGCTGATACCTATCAGTGCGCGGATGCTGGTACTGCTGTACACCGCACTTGACCTGCTGAGCCATCTCGGGGGCGGCACCAACACCGCCCACATGACGCACCTGGCCGGGTTCGGCTTTGCGGCACTGTACTGTGTGTTTCGGCTGCGGTTGAATCCGCTGCAGCGGTTGCTGAGCAATTAG
- a CDS encoding AMP-dependent synthetase/ligase, giving the protein MVKTVLDMLQRAVERYPDRAYAFRKTEMGWTPKSFAQVQSESRSVAAALVQRGFAKNNTMAILSEGSPEWIVSEFATIMAGGAAVPLSIKLLANEVPFRLNHSESRGLFLSKNTAEKIFSVRDQIEDPNYFYVLLDDDPDFADQLAAENNLKRGTQLVTIQELAAEGAGSPDALRQVDTICSELTEDDIVTVSYTSGTTGNPKGIMLMHRNYIANSSEAIEVFRIPAGYQTLLILPCDHSFAHTVGIYASLVAGISLYFVDARGGSMAILRNIPGNLVETDPTFLLTVPALTGNFMKKIQNGVAAKGSFVNGIFERGIRAGIARNGDGYHQVPFLTRARHFLPWLLAELLVFRKVRTIFGKKVKFCVSGGALLDLGQQQFFHALGLPVYQGYGMTEASPIISSNHPWCYKLGTSGKPFPTVQVKVVLQDGSEAAPGEKGQICVRGPNVMKGYLKNPDATEEALRDGWLHTGDLGFLDADGFLTVSGREKALLISADGEKYSPEEIEEVMTTACPYISQAMLYNDHNRFTGALIVPDTDAVKKYLKANPDAGVEDVLRLFTDFLQTFRTSEDLKQRFPSNWVPPTFMLLDEPFSEQNGTINSTMKLVRYRVIEQYGDLLAYMYSDEGDRYSNPKNRAVVQQLFGLE; this is encoded by the coding sequence ATGGTGAAGACGGTACTCGACATGTTGCAGCGGGCGGTAGAGCGGTATCCGGATCGGGCGTATGCGTTTCGCAAGACCGAGATGGGGTGGACACCAAAGAGTTTTGCCCAGGTGCAAAGCGAGTCCCGCTCGGTTGCGGCAGCACTGGTTCAGCGCGGGTTTGCCAAAAACAACACGATGGCGATTCTGTCCGAGGGATCCCCGGAATGGATTGTCAGTGAGTTCGCCACCATAATGGCTGGTGGCGCAGCGGTACCGCTCTCCATCAAACTGCTGGCGAACGAGGTTCCGTTTCGCCTGAACCATTCGGAGTCCCGAGGCCTTTTTCTTTCCAAAAATACCGCCGAGAAGATATTCTCGGTGCGCGACCAGATTGAAGACCCGAACTATTTCTATGTACTGCTGGACGATGATCCGGATTTCGCCGATCAGCTGGCTGCGGAGAACAATCTGAAGCGCGGCACCCAGCTGGTTACGATCCAGGAACTTGCTGCCGAAGGGGCCGGATCACCTGATGCCCTGCGCCAGGTGGATACGATCTGCAGTGAGCTGACCGAGGATGACATTGTAACGGTGTCCTATACCTCCGGCACGACCGGTAATCCCAAGGGGATTATGCTGATGCACCGCAACTACATCGCCAATTCCAGCGAAGCGATTGAGGTGTTCCGGATTCCTGCCGGATATCAGACCCTGCTGATCCTGCCCTGTGACCATTCCTTTGCGCACACGGTTGGTATCTATGCCTCGCTGGTTGCTGGTATCTCCCTCTACTTTGTGGATGCCCGTGGCGGTTCTATGGCAATTCTGCGTAATATTCCTGGCAATCTGGTGGAAACCGACCCCACCTTTCTGCTCACCGTTCCGGCCCTTACCGGGAACTTTATGAAGAAGATCCAGAACGGGGTAGCTGCCAAGGGTTCATTTGTAAACGGGATCTTTGAACGAGGGATCCGGGCCGGAATTGCCCGCAATGGCGACGGCTACCACCAGGTGCCGTTCCTGACACGCGCCCGTCATTTCCTGCCGTGGCTGCTGGCCGAGCTGCTGGTGTTCCGCAAGGTGCGTACCATCTTCGGAAAAAAGGTCAAGTTCTGCGTTTCCGGAGGTGCACTGCTGGATCTGGGGCAGCAGCAGTTTTTCCATGCTCTGGGACTGCCGGTGTATCAGGGATACGGGATGACCGAGGCCAGCCCGATCATCTCGTCAAACCACCCCTGGTGTTACAAGCTGGGTACCAGCGGCAAGCCCTTTCCCACCGTTCAGGTAAAGGTGGTACTGCAGGATGGCAGCGAGGCTGCCCCCGGCGAGAAGGGGCAAATCTGTGTGCGCGGCCCGAATGTCATGAAGGGATATCTCAAGAATCCCGATGCCACCGAGGAGGCATTGCGCGACGGGTGGCTGCACACCGGCGACCTTGGCTTCCTGGATGCCGACGGGTTTCTGACGGTATCCGGCCGAGAAAAGGCCTTGTTGATCTCCGCCGATGGCGAGAAATACTCACCCGAAGAGATCGAAGAGGTAATGACCACTGCCTGTCCCTATATCAGCCAGGCCATGCTGTACAACGATCACAATCGCTTTACCGGGGCACTGATTGTCCCCGATACAGATGCGGTCAAGAAGTATCTGAAGGCCAATCCGGATGCCGGTGTAGAGGATGTCCTGCGATTGTTTACCGACTTCCTGCAGACATTCCGGACCAGCGAGGATCTGAAACAGCGCTTCCCCAGCAACTGGGTGCCGCCGACCTTCATGTTGCTTGATGAGCCGTTCTCGGAGCAGAACGGCACCATCAACTCTACCATGAAGCTGGTACGCTATCGGGTTATCGAGCAGTACGGGGATCTGCTGGCGTATATGTACAGCGACGAAGGCGATCGCTACAGCAACCCCAAAAATCGCGCCGTGGTGCAGCAGCTGTTCGGCCTGGAATAA
- the lysA gene encoding diaminopimelate decarboxylase, which translates to MSDKTLPFSKDFIEQTAQRFPTPFHIYDEQAIRENARSLNQAFSWVPGGYKNFYAVKAAPTPRIMQILHEEGMGFDCSSKAELMLCDRIGVTGEQIMFTSNDTPWDEYAEAIELGGVVNLDDISHIDYLREHGGKLPDLVCFRYNPGPLKAGNAIIGKPEEAKYGLTREQLFAAYKQAAELGATRFGLHTMVASNELNGDYFVETARMLFELVVELHTRLGIKIEFVNLGGGIGIPYRPDQEAVDYQQISDGVRREFRNTIAANGLDHLKIFMENGRCITGPYGWLVSRVLHKKDTYKQYVGLDANMANLMRPGMYGAYHHITVLGKEDAPADHVYDVTGSLCENNDKFAIDRELPEVEIGDLVAIHDAGAHGHSMGFNYNGKLRSAELLLRSDGKVEMIRRAETYQDYFATLDFPAVVTD; encoded by the coding sequence ATGTCAGATAAAACACTTCCGTTCAGCAAGGATTTTATAGAGCAAACCGCACAGCGGTTTCCGACTCCCTTTCATATCTACGACGAACAGGCTATCCGCGAGAACGCGCGCAGTCTGAACCAGGCCTTTTCCTGGGTTCCCGGCGGCTACAAGAATTTCTACGCAGTCAAGGCGGCCCCGACCCCCAGAATTATGCAGATCCTGCATGAAGAGGGGATGGGCTTTGACTGTTCCAGCAAGGCCGAGCTTATGCTGTGTGATCGAATCGGGGTAACCGGCGAGCAGATCATGTTTACCTCCAACGACACCCCGTGGGATGAATACGCCGAGGCGATTGAACTGGGTGGGGTGGTCAACCTGGATGATATATCACATATCGATTACCTGCGTGAGCACGGCGGCAAGCTGCCGGACCTGGTGTGTTTTCGCTATAACCCGGGACCGCTGAAGGCCGGGAATGCCATTATCGGCAAGCCGGAAGAGGCCAAGTACGGGCTTACCCGCGAGCAGCTGTTTGCGGCCTACAAGCAGGCTGCTGAGCTGGGTGCAACCCGCTTCGGGCTGCATACCATGGTCGCCTCGAACGAGTTGAATGGCGATTACTTTGTGGAGACAGCACGGATGCTGTTCGAGCTGGTGGTTGAGCTGCACACACGACTGGGGATCAAGATCGAGTTTGTGAACCTCGGCGGTGGTATCGGGATTCCGTATCGCCCCGACCAGGAAGCGGTGGATTACCAGCAGATCTCCGACGGGGTACGGCGAGAGTTCCGCAACACCATTGCGGCCAATGGCCTGGATCATCTCAAGATATTCATGGAGAACGGCCGCTGTATCACCGGGCCGTACGGCTGGCTGGTGAGTCGGGTGCTGCATAAAAAGGATACCTACAAGCAGTATGTGGGGCTGGATGCCAATATGGCCAACCTTATGCGCCCGGGCATGTATGGTGCCTATCATCATATTACGGTACTTGGCAAGGAAGACGCTCCCGCCGACCACGTCTACGATGTAACCGGGAGTCTGTGCGAAAACAACGACAAGTTTGCCATCGATCGTGAACTGCCGGAGGTAGAGATCGGCGATCTGGTGGCGATTCACGATGCCGGGGCGCATGGTCACTCGATGGGATTCAATTATAACGGCAAGCTGCGTTCAGCCGAGCTGCTGCTGCGCAGCGATGGAAAGGTGGAAATGATCCGGCGTGCCGAGACCTACCAGGACTACTTTGCGACCCTGGATTTCCCGGCAGTGGTTACCGACTGA
- a CDS encoding PTS sugar transporter subunit IIA, with the protein MNYRVNAVEAQVFFDNGSVVWELESETKYDAIHEVIYRSPIFRNLPGFDLDQFYQVVHHRESLQSTGFGHGVAVAHGRTPMVADSVVALGVSRQGIDYQAMDNRPVHLLFVVATHPDQQLNYLKVLSSLITLVRQESFRREIFACLCQEEIEEKLCHGMARILMKTGRRESFTL; encoded by the coding sequence ATGAATTATAGGGTGAACGCAGTTGAGGCTCAGGTTTTCTTCGACAACGGCAGTGTTGTATGGGAACTTGAAAGCGAGACAAAATACGACGCAATCCACGAGGTTATTTACCGGTCGCCCATATTCCGAAATCTGCCGGGGTTCGATCTTGACCAGTTCTACCAGGTGGTACATCATCGCGAATCGCTCCAGTCGACCGGATTCGGCCACGGTGTCGCGGTCGCGCACGGCCGCACACCAATGGTTGCCGACAGCGTTGTCGCCCTGGGCGTATCCCGGCAAGGCATCGACTACCAGGCAATGGACAACCGACCAGTGCATCTGCTGTTTGTGGTTGCCACCCACCCCGACCAGCAGCTGAACTACCTCAAGGTCCTCAGCAGTCTGATCACCCTGGTACGCCAGGAATCCTTCCGCCGCGAGATATTTGCCTGTTTATGTCAGGAAGAGATAGAAGAGAAGCTGTGTCACGGCATGGCCCGCATTCTTATGAAAACGGGCCGTCGCGAATCCTTTACGCTGTAA
- a CDS encoding phosphoribosylformylglycinamidine synthase subunit PurL, giving the protein MRIEVQYRQEDPRAERVRQGIAASVGVQLPQLHIADVYLLEAASLPQDQVLAQVFTDPVAQELRIGGFPADGSLILEVGLKPGVTDTTGITAAQSLQLHGAVDPVVQTAVQYRIPADSVSGDQLAAVVAYLHNPLIQNARVAATDGDAAKLPQTIEPVPAADVPPVERVQLEGLDEQQLLALSRQRLLALSVPEMQAIQEHFADAAVKQDRVTAGIGAEATDVELEMLAQTWSEHCKHKIFAADVQYHDTVTGESSTIHGLFKSCIAAVTRRIADRHAAEGRDFLRSVFTDNAGVIAFNDDYDVCIKAETHNSPSALDPYGGAITGIVGVNRDILGTGMGARPILNTNVLCFGYPDTPDERVPQGLMHPNRVMHGVHHGIVDGGNQSGIPVVGGAFLFDNSYLGKPLVFCGTGGIMPRTLHGKPGWQKEILPGDFAVMVGGRIGKDGIHGATFSSEELSESSPTSAVQIGDPIIQKRMTEFLLDARDRGLYRSLTDNGAGGLSSSFGEMAEGVGGIYLNLDNCPLKYPGLAAWEIFVSESQERMSLAVQPENWEALANLAREYDVEVSHVGEFRNSGLIEIEHQGAQVCRLPLEFVHDGVPRMQIPAEWIPPRDVQDHQVLDRLTAAADLAHLQTATLTLLQDPVIASKEHLIRQYDHEVQGGSVVKPFTGPGMDGVSDGGVVQPLHESTQGISMTHGVCPRYSDIDTYAMAQCAVDEAYRAHIALGGDPDRAGALDNFCWPDPVLSDSTPDGPYKMAQLVRSCRGLYDICDAYNLPLVSGKDSMKNDARLAGRKVSVRPTLLVTLMGIVPDVTRCRNTDFQSDGDEIYLVGTTAAELGGSRLEAAYQEDRLALPGDAGQWRDLREQQNILYEYDAIQLGDCPRVDTGRAHERYLWVAEQLSCGLIATIHDLSDGGLAAALAEGCIGGRIGARIDLPGSQHPVIELFSESASRFVVTVPPEHRQEFAKAAAGRSDVLQLGTVTEEPLLRINSRLGELLFGLEQLQQAFFAMRSQDHE; this is encoded by the coding sequence ATGCGAATCGAAGTGCAATATCGACAGGAAGATCCGCGCGCAGAGCGTGTGCGCCAGGGGATCGCTGCATCGGTGGGGGTTCAGCTGCCGCAGCTGCATATCGCGGATGTATACCTGCTGGAGGCAGCCAGCCTGCCGCAAGATCAGGTGCTCGCCCAGGTCTTTACCGACCCGGTCGCCCAGGAACTGCGTATTGGCGGATTTCCAGCCGACGGCAGCCTGATACTCGAGGTAGGACTGAAGCCGGGGGTAACCGATACAACCGGTATAACCGCGGCGCAGTCCTTGCAGCTGCATGGGGCGGTTGATCCGGTCGTGCAGACAGCGGTGCAGTACCGAATCCCGGCCGACTCGGTTTCCGGAGATCAGCTTGCGGCGGTTGTGGCCTATCTGCATAATCCTCTTATCCAGAACGCCCGGGTGGCTGCGACCGATGGCGATGCAGCCAAACTGCCGCAAACCATCGAGCCGGTGCCGGCCGCCGATGTTCCACCGGTAGAGCGGGTGCAGCTGGAGGGCCTGGATGAGCAACAGTTGCTGGCACTTTCCCGGCAGCGATTGCTGGCGCTTTCGGTTCCCGAGATGCAGGCAATCCAGGAGCATTTTGCTGATGCAGCAGTCAAGCAGGACCGTGTCACGGCAGGGATCGGGGCCGAGGCCACCGATGTAGAGCTGGAGATGCTGGCACAAACCTGGAGCGAGCACTGCAAACACAAGATCTTTGCGGCCGATGTTCAGTATCATGATACCGTGACTGGCGAATCAAGCACGATTCACGGCCTGTTCAAGAGCTGTATTGCAGCGGTGACCCGCCGGATTGCAGACCGGCATGCCGCCGAGGGGCGGGATTTTCTGCGTTCGGTATTTACCGATAACGCCGGGGTAATCGCCTTTAACGATGACTATGATGTCTGTATCAAGGCCGAGACCCACAATTCCCCTTCGGCACTTGATCCCTACGGCGGGGCTATTACCGGTATTGTCGGGGTAAACCGGGATATCCTTGGTACCGGTATGGGGGCACGGCCGATCCTGAACACAAATGTACTGTGCTTCGGCTACCCCGACACCCCGGACGAACGGGTGCCACAGGGGCTGATGCACCCCAATCGGGTAATGCATGGCGTGCACCACGGGATTGTCGATGGCGGCAATCAGTCCGGGATTCCGGTGGTTGGCGGTGCCTTTCTGTTCGACAACAGCTATCTTGGCAAGCCGCTGGTGTTCTGCGGAACCGGGGGTATAATGCCACGCACCCTGCACGGCAAACCCGGCTGGCAGAAGGAGATTCTGCCTGGTGACTTTGCGGTGATGGTTGGCGGGCGAATCGGCAAGGATGGCATCCACGGGGCAACCTTCAGTTCGGAGGAGCTCAGTGAATCGTCCCCGACCAGTGCGGTACAGATCGGAGACCCGATTATCCAGAAGCGGATGACCGAATTTCTGCTGGATGCGCGGGATCGCGGTTTGTACCGCTCGCTTACCGACAACGGAGCTGGTGGTTTGAGCTCCAGCTTTGGCGAGATGGCTGAGGGTGTAGGCGGTATCTATCTGAATCTGGACAACTGCCCCCTCAAGTATCCCGGACTGGCAGCCTGGGAGATATTCGTCTCGGAAAGCCAGGAGCGCATGAGCCTGGCTGTGCAGCCGGAGAACTGGGAGGCACTTGCTAATCTTGCCCGGGAGTACGACGTCGAGGTTTCGCATGTCGGCGAGTTTCGCAACTCCGGGTTGATCGAGATTGAGCATCAGGGTGCACAGGTCTGTCGGCTGCCGTTGGAGTTTGTACACGACGGGGTGCCGCGCATGCAGATCCCGGCCGAATGGATTCCACCTCGGGATGTACAGGATCACCAGGTCCTGGATCGCCTGACTGCAGCAGCGGATCTGGCCCATCTGCAAACCGCGACCCTGACCCTTCTGCAGGACCCGGTGATTGCGTCCAAGGAGCATCTGATCCGGCAGTATGATCATGAGGTGCAGGGCGGCTCTGTCGTCAAACCGTTCACCGGACCAGGCATGGACGGGGTGAGTGATGGCGGGGTTGTGCAGCCGCTGCACGAGTCCACCCAGGGGATCAGCATGACCCACGGGGTGTGTCCTCGCTACAGCGACATCGACACCTATGCCATGGCGCAGTGTGCCGTAGATGAAGCCTATCGGGCTCATATTGCCCTGGGCGGCGATCCGGATCGTGCCGGGGCGCTGGATAACTTCTGCTGGCCGGATCCGGTTCTGTCGGACAGCACCCCGGACGGGCCGTATAAAATGGCTCAGCTGGTGCGCTCCTGCCGCGGTCTGTACGATATTTGCGATGCCTATAATCTGCCGCTGGTGAGCGGCAAGGACTCAATGAAAAACGATGCCCGACTGGCGGGTCGCAAGGTCTCGGTACGGCCAACCCTGCTGGTAACTTTGATGGGGATTGTACCGGATGTTACCCGCTGTCGGAATACCGATTTCCAGAGCGATGGCGATGAAATCTATCTGGTCGGGACGACCGCAGCCGAGTTGGGCGGGAGCCGCCTGGAGGCTGCGTATCAGGAGGATCGTCTTGCCCTGCCGGGCGATGCCGGTCAGTGGCGGGATCTGCGCGAGCAGCAGAATATCCTCTATGAATACGATGCGATCCAGCTGGGTGACTGCCCGCGCGTCGACACCGGGCGTGCCCATGAGCGCTATCTCTGGGTTGCCGAGCAGCTGTCCTGCGGTCTGATCGCTACTATTCACGATCTGAGCGACGGAGGGCTTGCTGCTGCCCTGGCCGAGGGCTGCATCGGCGGCCGGATCGGAGCACGTATCGATCTGCCCGGCTCGCAGCACCCGGTAATTGAACTTTTTTCGGAGTCGGCCTCCCGATTTGTGGTAACCGTTCCCCCTGAGCACCGACAGGAGTTTGCCAAGGCCGCCGCTGGTCGCAGCGATGTCCTGCAGCTGGGAACCGTGACCGAGGAGCCGCTGTTGAGGATCAACAGCCGACTGGGTGAGCTGCTGTTCGGTCTGGAGCAGCTGCAGCAGGCATTTTTTGCAATGAGGAGTCAGGACCATGAGTAA
- a CDS encoding phosphoribosylformylglycinamidine synthase subunit PurQ, producing MSKQHSPTGAGEVQVGILYGHGINADRELGTAFQAAGGSVQRISVKHAVENPDVLDRIDILGFPGGFSFGDHLGSGLVLAQWIRTSLRPAIERLIDRGGLVLGICNGFQVLVKMGLLPNLDGDWNPSVSLVHNDSGRFIDTWVPVEWSSSSRSPWLQQLPAMMLPIRHGEGRFTAASEEVLQQVSDDCVALRYRENPNGSVDNIAGITDRTGRVLGLMPHPEAFIRMTQHPQWQRLQRAGADAGIFPTGLELFRNGIKAIHR from the coding sequence ATGAGTAAGCAACACAGCCCGACCGGAGCAGGCGAGGTGCAGGTCGGTATCCTGTACGGTCACGGCATCAATGCCGACCGGGAGCTTGGTACCGCCTTTCAGGCAGCTGGCGGCAGCGTGCAGAGAATCAGCGTGAAACATGCTGTGGAAAACCCCGATGTCCTGGACCGCATCGATATCCTCGGGTTCCCCGGCGGGTTTTCCTTTGGTGACCATCTTGGTTCCGGACTGGTGCTGGCCCAGTGGATTCGTACCTCGCTGCGGCCGGCAATCGAACGCCTGATAGATCGCGGTGGACTGGTACTGGGAATATGCAACGGGTTCCAGGTGCTGGTAAAGATGGGGCTGCTGCCCAACCTCGATGGAGACTGGAATCCCTCGGTATCGCTGGTGCATAACGATTCCGGCCGGTTTATTGATACCTGGGTGCCGGTGGAGTGGAGCAGCTCGTCCCGATCGCCCTGGCTGCAGCAGCTGCCAGCCATGATGCTGCCGATACGTCATGGTGAGGGCCGGTTTACTGCAGCATCAGAAGAGGTGCTGCAGCAGGTTTCCGACGACTGTGTCGCGCTGCGTTATCGTGAGAACCCCAACGGCTCTGTTGACAACATTGCCGGCATTACCGATCGCACCGGCAGGGTACTGGGGCTGATGCCCCACCCCGAGGCCTTTATCCGCATGACGCAGCATCCGCAGTGGCAGCGGCTGCAGCGGGCCGGGGCTGATGCCGGTATTTTCCCTACCGGGCTTGAGCTGTTCCGTAACGGGATTAAGGCAATTCACCGGTAA
- a CDS encoding bifunctional nuclease family protein, translating into MKKHMLLEAEIWTVARTDKGNAVLIRPLQSDQVVPIFIGQLEAQSILIGLGNVPMPRPLTHDLFGNLLRDMSSSLLRVEIVDLREGTFYANLIIQHGKHHITIDARPSDAISLAVRAGCPVFIDEQIVLEAGVSTALIVEENPHMQDVVEGVDPLEESDAVGDSPLHEDEPTELEILQHRLELAVEEENYEEAARLRDRINALH; encoded by the coding sequence ATGAAGAAGCATATGTTGTTGGAAGCAGAAATATGGACGGTGGCACGTACCGATAAGGGGAATGCCGTACTGATCCGCCCGTTACAGTCGGATCAGGTGGTGCCGATCTTTATCGGTCAGCTGGAGGCCCAGTCGATCCTCATCGGGCTGGGCAATGTCCCGATGCCGCGTCCACTTACCCACGATCTGTTCGGGAATCTGTTGCGCGATATGTCATCTTCATTGCTGCGTGTCGAGATAGTTGACTTGCGTGAGGGCACCTTCTACGCCAATCTGATTATCCAGCATGGGAAACATCATATCACCATCGACGCCAGGCCGTCTGATGCTATCTCGCTGGCGGTGCGCGCGGGTTGCCCGGTATTTATTGATGAGCAGATTGTGCTGGAGGCCGGGGTTTCTACCGCACTGATTGTCGAAGAGAATCCGCATATGCAGGATGTGGTCGAGGGTGTTGATCCGCTGGAGGAATCAGATGCGGTTGGGGACAGCCCGCTGCATGAGGATGAGCCAACCGAACTGGAAATACTGCAGCATCGGCTTGAGCTGGCAGTCGAAGAAGAGAACTACGAGGAAGCAGCGCGGTTGCGTGACCGGATTAACGCTCTTCATTAA